The following are encoded together in the Xanthomonas vesicatoria ATCC 35937 genome:
- a CDS encoding DNA adenine methylase: MPVTNSPLRYPGGKTQLAPFVIDLARANGLYGGVYAEPFAGGAGIAWRLLLNGDMTEVWLNDIDPAIYAFWKTVVHSPDNLCSKIEKTAVTIDEWHKQRTTISSRGSSELDLAFATLFLNRTNRSGILKGGVIGGKDQQGNYKLDCRFNKSDLIHKIQRIHVYKDVIKITHLDAEECLRKWEKELPKRGLINIDPPYYAQGRDLYLSFYNPEDHVRLAQLVRNLKNPWMLTYDDVPQIEDLYSGIPTYRKGLTYYAQIKRRASELLILSPRLACPSSLSMPFAA; the protein is encoded by the coding sequence ATGCCCGTTACGAACTCCCCACTGCGCTACCCAGGCGGCAAGACGCAGCTTGCGCCATTCGTAATAGACCTCGCCCGTGCCAACGGCCTGTACGGCGGAGTCTATGCGGAACCTTTTGCGGGAGGAGCCGGCATCGCTTGGCGCCTACTGCTCAATGGCGATATGACCGAGGTTTGGCTCAATGACATTGACCCTGCCATTTATGCATTCTGGAAAACCGTGGTTCACTCGCCTGATAACTTGTGCAGTAAAATTGAAAAGACCGCCGTAACTATTGACGAATGGCACAAACAGCGGACCACCATTTCCTCCAGAGGATCTTCGGAACTAGATTTAGCTTTCGCAACACTTTTTCTTAATCGCACAAACCGATCAGGGATACTCAAGGGTGGGGTGATCGGCGGTAAAGACCAGCAGGGTAACTACAAACTTGACTGCCGATTCAACAAATCAGACTTGATCCACAAAATTCAGAGAATCCACGTCTACAAGGACGTGATTAAAATTACGCACCTTGACGCAGAAGAATGCCTCCGAAAGTGGGAGAAGGAACTTCCTAAGCGCGGCCTAATTAATATTGACCCACCCTATTACGCTCAAGGGCGCGATCTTTATCTAAGCTTTTATAACCCTGAGGATCATGTAAGGCTGGCACAGCTTGTCCGAAATCTGAAAAATCCGTGGATGCTGACCTACGATGACGTCCCTCAAATCGAGGATCTTTACTCAGGCATTCCAACATATAGGAAGGGACTGACTTACTACGCACAAATTAAGAGGCGCGCATCTGAGCTATTGATCCTTTCTCCCAGATTGGCGTGCCCTTCTTCACTTTCAATGCCCTTTGCAGCCTAG
- a CDS encoding DUF488 family protein, translating to MHDKTATAIADMAAPRDADDAIETVWTIGHSTKSWETFVALLKAHDIQALVDVRRFPGSRRYPWFASDTMAQALQVESVRYVWLPQLGGRRNAQPGSPNGGWRNAAFQGYADHMTSAEFEDGLAQVLALARVHRTTLMCAEAVWWQCHRRLIADLLLHRGCRVLHVLSEKPAQPHQLNPDARAVGRDLIYPPLQAGLFCAD from the coding sequence ATGCACGACAAGACAGCGACTGCTATCGCCGATATGGCGGCACCACGAGACGCAGACGATGCGATTGAGACGGTCTGGACAATCGGCCATTCCACCAAGAGCTGGGAAACGTTTGTTGCGCTGTTGAAGGCGCACGACATTCAGGCCCTGGTGGACGTTCGGCGCTTTCCGGGCTCACGTCGCTATCCATGGTTTGCCAGCGATACGATGGCGCAGGCGTTACAAGTGGAATCGGTGCGTTATGTGTGGCTGCCGCAATTAGGTGGACGGCGCAACGCACAGCCTGGTTCACCTAATGGCGGGTGGCGCAATGCGGCATTTCAGGGCTACGCCGACCACATGACCAGCGCAGAATTCGAGGATGGATTAGCGCAGGTGCTGGCACTTGCGCGCGTGCATCGCACAACGCTGATGTGTGCAGAAGCGGTGTGGTGGCAATGCCATCGGCGCCTGATCGCTGATCTGCTGCTGCATCGCGGCTGTCGGGTGTTGCATGTCCTGAGCGAAAAACCCGCCCAGCCCCACCAGCTGAATCCGGATGCGCGCGCGGTTGGGCGAGATCTGATCTATCCGCCGTTACAGGCGGGGCTGTTCTGCGCCGACTAG
- a CDS encoding methyl-accepting chemotaxis protein, whose amino-acid sequence MHTLSNLRIGQRLSLGFLAIIVLMVILTVVGIQRVRSIDRQLTAINEVNSVKQRYAINFRGSVHDRAIALRDVVLMDAPSDRHAAEQLIDKLAADYARSAQPLDNMIAASTDAREKTILQQIKSIEQRTLPLIAQVRTFRDAADRMHAEQRLLQEARPAFIDWLASINAFIDLQEQKNRQAAKEAVATARGFAMLMVISTVVALLLGAAIALLLTRSVVLPLRLSLQLAERISAGDLSSSDTQAGKDESGQLLRAMQQMQRRLRDVISAQRTMAARHDAGQITYRSDPRQFPGEYAHMVQDTNVLVHAHVQTQLRMTEVMGRYAVGDLTPEIEHYPGEKAAITTTMQQVKQNLLAINAQIHALTQAACAGDFALRGQPEKFEHDFRLMVENLNTMMATSDTNLAKLSELLRAIADGDLTVRMSGNYHGVFAAMRDDANSTVHRLTGIVSQIQTTSNSIGFAAEDIASSNQELARRSDQQATNLEQTAASMEELTSTVKQNAEHAGRANQLARGAAQVASEGRDVVSQVIETMSGIEASSKRIADIISVIDGIAFQTNILALNAAVEAARAGEQGRGFAVVASEVRTLSHRSSDAAKEIKRLIEDSVQRVADGSALVHKAGTTMGEVVTSVQHVTDIMGHISAASQEQAGGIEQVNHTIAQMDETTQQNVRLVEAASTAARALEDHSVELIRTVEVFKVKATVM is encoded by the coding sequence ATGCACACCCTCTCGAATCTCCGCATTGGCCAGCGCCTGTCCCTGGGCTTTCTCGCGATCATCGTCCTGATGGTGATACTCACCGTGGTCGGCATCCAGCGCGTGCGCAGCATCGATCGCCAATTGACCGCGATCAATGAAGTCAACAGCGTCAAGCAACGCTATGCGATCAACTTCCGTGGCAGCGTGCACGACCGGGCGATCGCCTTGCGCGATGTGGTGCTGATGGATGCGCCGTCGGACAGGCACGCTGCGGAGCAATTGATCGACAAACTGGCCGCCGACTACGCCCGTTCCGCGCAGCCGCTCGACAACATGATCGCCGCCTCGACCGACGCGCGGGAAAAAACGATTCTGCAGCAAATCAAATCCATCGAGCAGCGCACCCTGCCACTCATCGCGCAGGTACGCACCTTCCGCGACGCAGCGGATCGCATGCATGCCGAGCAACGCCTGCTGCAGGAAGCACGCCCGGCTTTTATCGATTGGCTTGCCAGCATCAATGCCTTTATCGACCTGCAAGAGCAGAAGAACCGCCAAGCCGCCAAGGAAGCCGTTGCCACCGCGCGAGGCTTTGCCATGCTCATGGTGATCTCCACTGTCGTCGCGTTGCTATTGGGCGCCGCGATTGCCTTGCTGCTCACCCGCAGCGTTGTGCTGCCCTTGCGTTTGTCGCTGCAGTTGGCCGAGCGCATCAGTGCGGGCGATCTCAGCAGCTCCGACACCCAGGCGGGCAAGGACGAATCCGGTCAGTTGCTGCGTGCAATGCAGCAAATGCAGCGCCGTCTGCGGGATGTCATCTCGGCGCAGCGCACCATGGCAGCCCGTCACGACGCTGGCCAGATCACTTACCGCAGCGACCCGCGGCAATTTCCAGGCGAATATGCGCACATGGTGCAGGACACCAACGTGCTGGTGCACGCGCACGTGCAGACCCAGCTACGCATGACCGAGGTCATGGGTCGCTACGCGGTCGGCGACCTCACCCCGGAAATCGAACACTACCCCGGCGAGAAAGCCGCCATCACCACTACCATGCAGCAGGTCAAGCAAAACTTGCTCGCCATCAATGCGCAGATTCACGCCCTGACCCAAGCCGCATGTGCAGGCGACTTCGCGCTACGCGGACAGCCGGAAAAGTTCGAGCACGACTTCCGCCTGATGGTGGAAAACCTCAACACCATGATGGCCACCTCCGACACCAACCTGGCCAAGCTCTCCGAGCTGCTGCGCGCCATCGCCGACGGCGACCTGACCGTGCGCATGTCGGGCAATTACCATGGCGTGTTCGCCGCCATGCGCGACGATGCCAATAGCACCGTGCATCGCCTTACCGGCATCGTCAGCCAGATCCAGACCACTTCCAACAGCATTGGCTTTGCCGCCGAAGATATCGCCAGCAGCAACCAGGAACTGGCGCGCCGCAGTGATCAACAGGCGACCAATCTCGAACAAACCGCGGCCTCGATGGAAGAGCTGACTTCCACCGTCAAGCAGAACGCCGAGCACGCCGGCCGTGCCAACCAGCTCGCACGCGGCGCCGCCCAAGTGGCCTCCGAAGGACGCGATGTGGTTAGCCAGGTGATCGAGACGATGTCCGGCATTGAAGCTTCTTCAAAGCGCATCGCCGATATCATCTCGGTCATCGACGGCATTGCCTTCCAGACCAACATTCTGGCGTTGAATGCCGCCGTCGAGGCCGCACGCGCAGGCGAGCAAGGCCGCGGGTTCGCCGTCGTCGCCTCGGAAGTGCGTACCCTCTCGCACCGCTCATCCGATGCCGCCAAGGAAATCAAACGCCTGATCGAAGACTCGGTACAGCGCGTCGCCGATGGCTCGGCCTTGGTGCACAAGGCCGGTACCACCATGGGCGAGGTCGTCACAAGCGTGCAGCACGTCACCGACATCATGGGCCACATTTCCGCCGCCTCGCAGGAACAGGCCGGAGGCATCGAACAGGTCAACCACACCATCGCCCAGATGGACGAAACGACGCAGCAGAACGTCCGCCTGGTCGAAGCCGCCAGCACCGCCGCGCGTGCATTGGAAGACCACTCTGTGGAGCTGATCCGCACCGTGGAAGTGTTCAAGGTCAAGGCCACAGTGATGTGA
- a CDS encoding hybrid sensor histidine kinase/response regulator, translating to MRTTFPHGDSAMAQAVRAYDWDATPLGPSAQWPSPLRNAIDLLLSSPESMYLVWGEALTFFYNDAYAPILGPRQPHALGAPLRELWADAWEAVRAPIEAAFVGNASRFEEVPIAMNRYGVPEDTWWTFSFSPIYADDGSIGGAFCVTNEVTARMRAQARLADEHERLIRLFEQAPMFMAFLSGPQHRVEFANPCYSRLIGHRDVIGRPLAEALPDALEQGHVRRLDEVYRSGRAYAANALVYDVQAVPGGPTERRLLDLVYQPIAGADGTVSGIFVQGLDITDRISLERAVREAEVRNRQILDSVMDYAIIATDMRGRVTSWNEGARRILGWTEAEMLGQSLERTFTPEDVARRQILIEAAAALESGSGMDERWHMRKSGERFWANGSLMVLREETGVAIGFVKVLRDRTVERLASEALIKSERRLDALVRASSQAIFSATADWSALRLHAGNGLLDDGRPANARWQQEWIHPDDRASLAQAVHAAISDKAALELELRVLDRHQQIRWTLLRAVPLLDADGGIEEWFGTASDVSDRRQAEEQLRLLTETLEERVRERSAALLLAEEKLRQSQKMEAVGQLTGGLAHDFNNLLTSITVGLELLQARVEQGKYDRLERYVEMAQTSAARAAALTQRLLAFSRRQTLAPSAVEVDALIHGMREIISRTLGPSITLQVTPAPQPWKVLVDAPQLENALLNLCLNARDAMPDGGRLTISLHNRSLDSAAAQHLDLPPGDYVCLSVQDTGTGMTEEVMSKVFEPFFTTKPIGQGTGLGLSMIYGFTRQSGGHVRIDSEVGVGTTMALYLPRFTGTHVQQEAAALEQPQHPAVQSCTILLVEDETAIRILISEVLTEAGYRVIEASEGSAAVERLRSLEPIDVLVTDVGLTGALNGRQVADAGRQYRPSLPVLFVTGYAATAAVGAGQLDDGMEVLTKPFLATDLKQRVAQLLQRHVQ from the coding sequence ATGAGGACGACATTTCCACATGGCGACAGCGCCATGGCGCAAGCCGTACGGGCGTACGACTGGGATGCCACACCGCTGGGGCCGTCGGCACAATGGCCATCGCCGTTGCGCAATGCGATCGATCTGCTGCTGTCTTCACCGGAAAGCATGTATCTGGTGTGGGGCGAGGCACTGACGTTTTTCTACAACGATGCGTATGCGCCGATCCTGGGGCCGCGTCAACCGCATGCACTAGGCGCGCCATTGCGCGAGCTATGGGCTGATGCGTGGGAGGCAGTGCGTGCGCCGATCGAGGCGGCCTTTGTCGGAAACGCATCGCGCTTCGAAGAAGTACCGATCGCCATGAACCGTTATGGCGTGCCGGAAGACACGTGGTGGACCTTTTCGTTTTCGCCAATCTACGCGGACGATGGCAGCATCGGTGGCGCGTTCTGCGTCACCAATGAGGTGACCGCGCGCATGCGGGCGCAGGCACGGTTGGCGGACGAGCACGAGCGCCTGATTCGCTTGTTCGAGCAGGCGCCGATGTTCATGGCGTTTTTGAGCGGGCCGCAGCATCGCGTCGAGTTCGCCAACCCCTGTTACTCACGCTTGATCGGCCACCGCGACGTGATCGGGCGGCCGCTCGCTGAGGCGTTGCCCGATGCGCTTGAGCAGGGACATGTGCGCCGTCTGGATGAAGTGTATCGGTCCGGGCGCGCATATGCGGCCAATGCCTTGGTGTACGACGTCCAGGCAGTGCCAGGTGGTCCGACCGAGCGACGTCTGCTGGATCTGGTGTACCAGCCGATTGCCGGCGCCGACGGCACTGTCTCCGGCATCTTCGTGCAAGGCCTGGATATCACCGATCGCATCAGCCTGGAACGCGCTGTGCGCGAGGCGGAGGTGCGCAACCGGCAGATACTCGATAGCGTCATGGATTACGCGATCATCGCGACCGACATGCGCGGCCGGGTGACTTCGTGGAACGAAGGGGCGCGCCGTATTCTGGGTTGGACCGAGGCCGAAATGCTCGGGCAATCGCTAGAGCGCACATTTACCCCGGAAGATGTGGCCCGTCGACAAATTCTCATTGAAGCTGCCGCAGCGCTGGAGAGTGGCAGCGGCATGGACGAGCGCTGGCATATGCGCAAATCCGGCGAGCGGTTCTGGGCCAATGGGTCGCTGATGGTGCTGCGAGAAGAAACCGGCGTGGCGATCGGATTTGTCAAAGTGCTGCGCGATCGCACTGTCGAGCGCCTTGCCAGCGAAGCGTTGATCAAGAGCGAGCGCCGGCTGGATGCCTTGGTGCGCGCGTCGTCGCAAGCGATCTTTTCTGCAACGGCAGACTGGAGTGCGTTGCGCCTGCATGCGGGCAATGGCTTGTTGGACGACGGTCGTCCGGCCAATGCACGCTGGCAGCAGGAATGGATTCATCCGGATGATCGTGCGTCGTTGGCGCAGGCCGTCCACGCTGCGATCAGCGACAAGGCTGCCCTGGAGCTGGAGCTACGCGTGCTGGACAGACATCAGCAGATACGCTGGACGCTGTTGCGCGCAGTGCCGTTGCTCGATGCAGATGGCGGTATCGAAGAATGGTTTGGCACGGCCTCGGATGTCAGTGACAGACGCCAAGCCGAAGAGCAATTGCGCTTGCTTACCGAAACCCTGGAAGAACGCGTACGCGAGCGGAGCGCTGCGTTATTGCTTGCCGAAGAAAAACTGCGCCAAAGCCAGAAGATGGAGGCGGTGGGGCAGCTCACCGGTGGCCTGGCACACGACTTCAACAATCTGCTGACCTCCATCACGGTGGGGTTGGAACTGCTGCAGGCACGGGTGGAACAAGGCAAGTACGACCGGCTGGAACGCTATGTGGAAATGGCGCAGACCAGCGCCGCGCGCGCCGCCGCACTGACGCAACGCCTACTGGCGTTCTCGCGCCGGCAGACGCTCGCCCCCAGTGCTGTGGAAGTAGACGCTTTGATCCACGGCATGCGCGAAATCATCTCGCGGACCCTAGGGCCGTCGATTACCTTGCAAGTCACGCCGGCACCGCAACCGTGGAAGGTGCTGGTGGATGCCCCGCAGCTGGAAAATGCATTGCTGAACCTATGTCTCAATGCGCGCGATGCCATGCCCGATGGTGGCAGGCTCACGATCAGCCTGCACAACCGTTCTCTGGATTCGGCCGCGGCCCAGCATCTGGATTTGCCGCCTGGCGATTACGTCTGCCTGAGCGTGCAGGACACCGGGACCGGCATGACGGAGGAGGTCATGTCCAAGGTCTTCGAGCCGTTTTTCACCACCAAGCCGATCGGGCAGGGCACCGGACTAGGTCTGTCGATGATCTACGGCTTCACCCGGCAGTCGGGCGGGCATGTGCGCATCGATTCGGAAGTGGGCGTTGGCACGACCATGGCGCTGTACCTGCCGCGCTTCACCGGCACGCATGTGCAGCAAGAAGCTGCCGCACTAGAGCAGCCGCAGCACCCTGCAGTGCAAAGTTGCACGATCTTGCTGGTTGAGGATGAAACCGCAATCCGCATCTTGATCTCCGAGGTGCTCACCGAAGCCGGCTACCGCGTCATCGAAGCATCCGAGGGCAGCGCTGCGGTCGAGCGCTTGCGCTCGTTAGAGCCAATCGATGTATTGGTGACCGATGTCGGCCTGACCGGGGCGTTGAACGGACGTCAGGTGGCCGATGCGGGCCGGCAGTATCGGCCCTCACTTCCGGTGCTATTCGTAACCGGCTATGCGGCAACTGCGGCGGTGGGCGCAGGCCAGCTAGACGATGGCATGGAAGTGTTGACAAAGCCGTTCCTGGCGACCGATCTGAAGCAGCGCGTTGCGCAACTCCTGCAGCGGCATGTGCAATAG
- a CDS encoding response regulator gives MLVEDDDAIRAMTADILCDEGYQVVVSADAEQAMEQLTGACPFDLLLSDICLPGMNGRDLADNARRLYPALPIIFMTGYAGASAKRADFLDTGMRLLTKPFSLRDLLGIVQTVL, from the coding sequence CTGTTGGTCGAAGACGACGACGCCATTCGCGCGATGACCGCAGACATCCTTTGTGACGAGGGCTACCAGGTCGTCGTATCGGCCGATGCCGAGCAGGCGATGGAGCAGCTTACTGGGGCGTGTCCGTTCGACCTGCTGTTGTCGGATATCTGCCTTCCCGGAATGAACGGACGCGACCTGGCCGACAATGCGCGGCGCCTTTATCCGGCCTTGCCGATCATTTTCATGACCGGTTACGCAGGTGCCAGCGCCAAGCGAGCGGATTTCCTGGATACCGGCATGCGCTTGTTGACCAAGCCATTTTCACTGCGCGACTTGCTGGGCATCGTGCAGACAGTCCTGTAG
- a CDS encoding ATPase domain-containing protein, producing MENVKPMIANRITTGTTGLDTILRGGLPANRLYLLEGQPGSGKTTLALQFLLDGAAKGESCLYVTLSETIDELNEVAGSHGWSLKALHIFELASAEAFLGDGRQQSILHPWEMELDGTIKLIQAEVDRVKPTRVVFDSLSELRLLAQDSLRYRRQVLALKQFFAPRNITVFLVDDLTDENGQRDAHLHSLCHGVISLERMTLDFGAARRRMQVQKLRGVNFIAGYHDITIATGGMRIYPRLIAADHHLPFVGDAVSSGVERIDALLHGGPLRGTSTLLTGPAGSGKTNVALQYVSAACERGEHCCVLQFDERTGTLLTRAEHLGMDLRKHLASGMLELHQMDPAELTPGEFAWAVRESVEARNCRILVIDSLNGYLSSMPQEKQLMLQMHELLSYLNQSGVTTFLINPQHGLVGTMSTGNLNISYMADTVILFRFFEAQGRIRKALSVIKNRSGAHEDSIREMRITGSGLHLSEPLEKFHGVLTGTPQFVGDGTPLLDRALDQP from the coding sequence ATGGAAAACGTTAAGCCGATGATCGCAAACCGCATCACCACCGGGACGACAGGGCTCGATACCATTTTGCGCGGAGGCCTACCGGCCAACCGGCTGTACCTGCTCGAAGGCCAACCGGGCTCAGGCAAGACCACGTTGGCGTTGCAGTTTTTGCTCGATGGCGCCGCGAAAGGCGAGAGCTGCCTGTATGTCACTTTGTCGGAAACCATCGACGAGCTCAACGAGGTTGCCGGGTCGCATGGCTGGTCGCTGAAGGCCCTGCACATCTTCGAGCTGGCTTCGGCCGAAGCGTTTCTCGGCGACGGGCGCCAGCAGTCCATTCTGCATCCCTGGGAAATGGAACTGGATGGCACGATCAAGCTGATCCAGGCCGAGGTCGATCGGGTCAAGCCGACGCGTGTGGTATTTGACTCGCTGTCCGAGCTGCGTCTGTTGGCGCAGGACTCGCTGCGTTACCGGCGTCAGGTACTGGCGTTGAAGCAATTCTTTGCGCCGCGCAACATCACCGTCTTTTTGGTCGATGACCTCACCGACGAAAACGGCCAGCGCGATGCGCACTTGCACAGCCTCTGCCACGGGGTGATTTCGCTGGAGCGCATGACGCTGGATTTCGGCGCAGCGCGGCGCCGCATGCAAGTGCAAAAACTGCGTGGGGTCAATTTCATCGCTGGCTATCACGATATTACGATTGCCACAGGTGGGATGCGCATCTACCCGCGTTTGATCGCGGCCGATCACCATTTGCCGTTCGTGGGCGATGCGGTGTCCAGCGGGGTCGAGCGCATCGATGCGTTGTTGCATGGCGGCCCTTTGCGCGGCACCAGTACCTTGTTGACCGGTCCGGCTGGCTCGGGCAAGACCAATGTCGCCCTCCAATATGTTAGTGCCGCCTGCGAGCGGGGCGAGCATTGCTGCGTGCTGCAATTCGACGAGCGTACTGGGACCTTGCTGACGCGTGCCGAACATCTGGGCATGGATCTGCGCAAGCATCTGGCATCGGGCATGTTGGAGCTTCACCAGATGGACCCAGCCGAGCTGACCCCCGGGGAGTTCGCCTGGGCGGTGCGCGAAAGCGTGGAGGCACGCAACTGCCGCATCCTTGTGATCGACAGCCTCAACGGCTATCTATCGTCGATGCCGCAGGAAAAACAGCTGATGCTGCAGATGCATGAGCTGCTGTCCTATCTCAACCAGAGCGGCGTGACCACATTCCTGATCAATCCGCAACATGGTCTGGTGGGGACGATGTCCACCGGCAATCTCAATATCTCCTACATGGCCGATACCGTCATTTTGTTTCGTTTCTTCGAAGCGCAGGGACGGATTCGCAAGGCACTGTCGGTTATTAAAAACCGCAGCGGCGCGCACGAAGATTCGATTCGCGAGATGCGCATCACCGGCAGCGGCCTGCACTTGAGCGAGCCGTTGGAAAAGTTCCATGGTGTGCTGACTGGCACTCCGCAGTTTGTTGGAGACGGCACGCCGTTGCTGGACCGTGCACTTGACCAACCGTGA